Proteins encoded in a region of the Quercus lobata isolate SW786 chromosome 8, ValleyOak3.0 Primary Assembly, whole genome shotgun sequence genome:
- the LOC115956249 gene encoding uncharacterized protein LOC115956249, with the protein MSLLVWNCRGLGNLRTEDQLADWVWAKDPSVVFLAETWTDKARLKQVQRRIQFKNLFEVPRFNKGGGLAIFWKEGFPLEIETFSKNHIDTTINKNSEKEWRFTGFYGEPDTHKRHEAWAKLRTLKTRGSAPWLCARDFNEITSLAEKQGGRPRPHHQMQLFRDALDECSFMDLKFVGFPFTWHKHYAEFTVWERLDRALATNEWFSMFPGTKVLHLDGTASDHKALCISPEGMDCSFQKPFRFEHMWMTDKGCSETIEAVWSDNSPEPWDTKVLTKIDRCGQELTRWSRKSFGCVRKELEKKKK; encoded by the coding sequence ATGAGTCTTTTAGtatggaactgtcgtgggcttgggaacctacgTACAGAAGATCAGCTTGCAGATTGGGTGtgggcaaaagatccctctgtCGTGTTTTTAGCCGAGACATGGACAGACAAAGCTAGGCTAAAACAAGTTCAACGTAGGAttcaattcaaaaatttatttgaagttCCCCGGTTTAATAAAGGAGGCGGGTTAGCAATTTTTTGGAAAGAAGGTTTTCccttggaaattgaaactttctccAAGAACCACATTGACACTACTATTaacaaaaattctgaaaaaGAGTGGAGATTTACTGGATTCTATGGGGAACCTGATACACATAAGAGACATGAGGCTTGGGCAAAATTGAGGACTCTGAAAACTAGGGGATCAGCCCCTTGGTTGTGCGCCAGAGACTTTAATGAGATTACAAGTCTAGCTGAAAAACAGGGAGGTCGACCAAGACCCCATCACCAAATGCAATTGTTTCGTGACGCTCTTGATGAATGTAGCTTTAtggatttaaaatttgttgGCTTTCCTTTTACATGGCACAAACACTATGCAGAGTTTACAGTTTGGGAGAGACTTGACCGTGCCTTGGCCACAAACGAATGGTTCTCAATGTTCCCGGGTACAAAAGTGTTGCATTTAGATGGAACGGCTTCTGATCATAAGGCACTGTGTATTTCACCTGAAGGTATGGATTGTAGCTTCCAAAAACCTTTCAGGTTCGAGCATATGTGGATGACTGATAAGGGGTGTAGTGAGACCATTGAGGCTGTTTGGAGTGACAATTCTCCTGAGCCATGGGACACAAAAGTGTTAACAAAGATAGATAGATGTGGGCAGGAGTTGACCCGTTGGAGTAGGAAGAGTTTTGGCTGTGTTCGAAAAGaattggagaaaaaaaagaagtaa